From Prevotella melaninogenica, the proteins below share one genomic window:
- a CDS encoding glycoside hydrolase family 5 protein: MKMNLLKTCLLFVSMFTVFSCSASPSVVDTPDTSESIPTAKQWNKNVLGWNLGNEFECSAPGQDGESMQIGNPDGSIHAETAWGNPVVTKKMIQAVKKAGFNAIRIPIRWQCHITNAQAMSIDKAWIARIKEVVGWCLDNDLKVIINAHHEKWLEGRPTYQYKDENCQKLALLWMNIASEFANYDSRLAFAGTNEVHVRDNWSKPTVENLEVQNAYNQIFVDMVRATGGNNAKRHLILQTYVCNPWFGIENGGFIIPKDAEGNGNNYMSVEFHYYQPWSYAGDCAYDYWGDVYKDVGKIPAENEKTMTDFFDKAMNTWSNKGLGVVIGEWGVTDHYKSNSVKVHENMTYYCKFLTTEARKRGFSTFVWDNNHFGNGSEKYGIFDRFKSMKVNAPWILEGIFGKE; the protein is encoded by the coding sequence ATGAAAATGAACCTTTTGAAAACCTGCTTGCTATTTGTAAGTATGTTTACTGTATTTTCTTGCAGTGCTAGTCCTTCGGTGGTGGATACGCCTGATACAAGCGAATCGATTCCTACCGCCAAGCAATGGAACAAGAATGTATTAGGTTGGAATCTCGGCAATGAATTCGAGTGCTCAGCTCCTGGACAGGATGGAGAGTCGATGCAGATTGGCAACCCTGACGGTTCCATCCATGCAGAGACAGCTTGGGGCAATCCCGTTGTCACCAAAAAGATGATACAAGCCGTGAAGAAGGCAGGTTTCAATGCCATCCGTATTCCAATCCGTTGGCAGTGCCACATTACCAATGCTCAGGCGATGAGCATCGACAAGGCTTGGATTGCTCGTATCAAGGAGGTAGTGGGTTGGTGTCTGGATAATGACCTCAAGGTTATCATCAATGCGCATCATGAAAAATGGCTCGAAGGTCGTCCTACCTATCAATATAAGGATGAAAACTGCCAAAAGCTTGCGCTCCTCTGGATGAATATCGCCTCTGAGTTTGCCAATTATGACAGCCGCTTGGCTTTCGCCGGTACCAATGAGGTTCACGTCAGGGACAACTGGAGCAAGCCTACTGTCGAGAACCTCGAAGTGCAGAATGCTTACAATCAGATATTCGTGGATATGGTTCGTGCCACAGGCGGCAACAATGCCAAGCGCCACCTCATCTTGCAGACTTACGTTTGCAACCCTTGGTTTGGCATCGAGAATGGAGGATTCATCATTCCGAAGGATGCCGAAGGCAATGGCAACAACTATATGAGTGTGGAGTTCCACTACTATCAGCCATGGAGCTATGCCGGCGATTGCGCCTACGATTACTGGGGTGATGTCTACAAGGATGTTGGCAAGATACCTGCTGAAAATGAGAAGACGATGACGGATTTCTTCGATAAGGCAATGAATACCTGGAGCAACAAAGGACTGGGTGTCGTAATAGGAGAATGGGGAGTAACCGACCACTATAAGTCAAACTCAGTGAAAGTGCATGAAAACATGACCTACTACTGTAAGTTCTTGACTACGGAGGCTCGCAAACGAGGCTTCTCTACTTTCGTTTGGGACAACAACCACTTCGGCAACGGCTCTGAGAAGTATGGCATCTTCGACCGTTTCAAGAGTATGAAGGTGAATGCTCCTTGGATTCTCGAAGGAATCTTTGGGAAAGAATAA
- a CDS encoding SusC/RagA family TonB-linked outer membrane protein codes for MRKKTMFLGMLGASLMWMPTSAILAAQMNNAAMSVQQNQGIKGTVVDATGETLIGASVKVAGTTNGAVTDLDGNFTLNCKPGVTLEVSYIGYKTMTVKAANGMKIQMQEDGKVLNEVVVTALGIKRDRKALGYGLEEVKGEELSKAKETNVINSLSGKVAGLVVQNTAGGASGSTRVLLRGNTEMAGNNQPLYVVDGVPLDNTNFGSAGESGGYDLGDGISAINPDDIETMTVLKGPAASALYGSRASHGVILITTKKAEKDKISVEYNGSYTVDTQLAKWDDIQEIYGAGYNGELPASSTSGTNTSWGPKADDFMFKYFDGEERPFLMHPNNASDFFRTGFTTQNSAILSVNSSKTGMRFSVTDMRNKDILPNTNMSRDNFNLRVNTSAGPVDFDFTANYTREKVKNRPALGDSQSNVGKNLMTLAGTYDQAWLKHYEDADGNYSNWNGNDQYNKNPYWDLYKNSNTSDKDVFRFTGKAIWNIDNHLKLQGTIGTDINNMNFEDFIAKTTPGTPAGKLTDQIFNNRTLNAEILALYNNSWGDFDVNATAGGNIFKVNNKTTTNVGLNQQMNGIQNIMNYQEQNTRESMYKKQISSLYASASLGYKHTYYLEGTLRGDRSSTLPTNNNTYVYPSVSGSLVFSEFIKNKKFINYGKIRASWAKVGSDTDPYLLALNYTTGKYSYSGYTIGMIANSTQPNKDLKPTMTDSYEVGLEMKFFNGRLGLDATYYNQNSKDQILSLASTTTSGYAYRLINAGEIQNQGIEIALNARALQIKDFAWDLGVNFSKNTNKVKSLTNGMDYFELAKAYWCGVSVGAKVGENYGAIRGHDFLYNDKGQVVVDAATGLPKVDQKIKTIGNSTWDWTGGFYSTFSYKNFRLSAAFDVKVGADIYSMSMRSAYQTGKAKGTLAGREEWYTSEEARKASGMDLAAWRETGNCKGFVVEGVIDNGDGTYRKNDIAVNPEDYWKHVANGVQSAFVYDNSYVKCREITFGYTFPESILGKYVKGLTVSFVARNPFIIWKNIPNIDPDSSYNTSGLGLEYGSLPSRKSYGLNVNVKF; via the coding sequence ATGAGAAAGAAAACCATGTTTCTCGGCATGCTCGGTGCAAGTTTGATGTGGATGCCTACTTCTGCCATCCTCGCTGCCCAGATGAACAATGCTGCTATGAGCGTTCAGCAGAACCAAGGTATCAAGGGTACAGTGGTGGATGCTACTGGCGAAACCTTGATTGGTGCAAGCGTGAAGGTGGCTGGTACAACCAACGGTGCCGTTACCGATCTGGATGGTAACTTTACGCTGAATTGCAAGCCTGGAGTAACGCTCGAAGTGAGCTACATCGGTTACAAGACGATGACCGTGAAAGCTGCTAATGGCATGAAAATACAGATGCAAGAGGATGGTAAGGTCTTGAATGAGGTAGTTGTCACCGCCCTTGGTATCAAGCGAGACCGCAAGGCCCTGGGCTATGGCTTGGAGGAAGTGAAGGGTGAGGAACTCAGCAAGGCGAAGGAAACCAATGTCATCAACTCTCTTTCAGGTAAGGTGGCTGGTCTCGTCGTGCAGAATACGGCTGGCGGTGCTTCTGGTTCTACCCGCGTGCTCCTTCGTGGTAATACAGAAATGGCAGGCAACAACCAGCCTCTCTACGTGGTGGATGGTGTGCCTTTGGATAATACAAACTTTGGCAGTGCTGGTGAAAGTGGCGGTTATGATCTGGGTGATGGAATCTCTGCCATCAATCCTGATGATATTGAGACGATGACCGTATTGAAAGGTCCTGCTGCCTCTGCCCTTTATGGTAGCCGTGCTTCCCACGGTGTTATCTTGATTACGACCAAGAAGGCGGAGAAGGATAAGATTTCCGTGGAGTACAATGGTTCTTACACTGTCGATACCCAGTTGGCTAAGTGGGATGACATCCAGGAGATATATGGCGCTGGTTACAATGGCGAGCTGCCTGCATCCAGCACCTCTGGTACCAATACCAGTTGGGGACCTAAGGCCGATGATTTCATGTTCAAGTATTTCGATGGTGAGGAGCGTCCATTCTTGATGCACCCTAACAACGCCTCCGATTTCTTCCGCACAGGTTTCACCACCCAAAACTCTGCCATCCTCTCTGTTAATTCCAGTAAGACGGGTATGCGTTTCTCTGTTACCGATATGCGCAACAAGGACATCCTGCCTAACACCAATATGAGTCGTGACAACTTCAACCTCCGTGTTAATACCTCTGCAGGTCCTGTTGACTTCGACTTCACCGCCAACTATACTCGTGAGAAGGTGAAGAACCGTCCTGCCCTTGGTGACTCCCAGAGCAACGTGGGTAAGAACCTCATGACTCTGGCGGGTACCTACGACCAGGCTTGGTTGAAGCACTATGAGGATGCCGACGGCAACTATTCCAACTGGAATGGTAACGACCAGTATAACAAGAACCCATACTGGGATCTCTATAAGAACAGCAATACATCCGACAAGGACGTGTTCCGTTTTACGGGTAAGGCCATCTGGAACATTGACAACCACCTCAAGTTGCAGGGTACCATCGGTACCGACATCAACAACATGAACTTCGAGGACTTCATCGCCAAGACAACTCCAGGTACTCCTGCCGGAAAGCTTACCGACCAAATCTTCAACAACCGCACACTCAACGCCGAGATACTCGCCCTCTACAACAACTCATGGGGAGACTTCGATGTCAATGCTACCGCTGGTGGTAACATCTTCAAGGTGAACAACAAGACCACTACCAACGTCGGTCTCAACCAGCAGATGAATGGAATACAGAACATCATGAACTATCAGGAGCAGAATACTCGTGAGAGCATGTACAAGAAACAGATCAGTTCTCTCTATGCCAGCGCGAGCCTCGGCTACAAACATACTTACTATCTGGAGGGAACTCTCCGTGGCGATAGGTCATCTACGCTCCCTACCAATAACAATACATATGTATATCCTTCGGTATCTGGTAGTTTGGTATTCTCCGAGTTTATCAAGAACAAGAAGTTTATCAATTACGGTAAGATTCGCGCATCTTGGGCAAAGGTAGGTAGCGATACTGATCCATACCTGTTGGCACTCAACTATACCACGGGCAAGTACAGCTACTCGGGTTATACCATCGGTATGATAGCCAACTCAACACAGCCAAACAAGGATTTGAAGCCTACTATGACAGATTCTTACGAGGTAGGTTTGGAGATGAAGTTCTTCAACGGACGCTTGGGTTTGGATGCCACCTATTACAACCAGAACTCCAAGGACCAGATTTTGAGTTTGGCTTCAACCACCACCTCTGGCTATGCTTACCGCCTCATCAATGCCGGTGAGATTCAGAACCAAGGTATTGAGATTGCCCTCAATGCCCGTGCCTTGCAGATCAAGGACTTCGCTTGGGACTTGGGTGTCAACTTCTCGAAGAATACCAACAAGGTGAAGTCGCTCACCAATGGTATGGACTACTTCGAGTTGGCGAAGGCATACTGGTGCGGTGTTTCTGTTGGTGCCAAGGTAGGAGAGAATTATGGAGCCATCCGTGGACACGACTTCCTCTACAACGACAAGGGTCAGGTGGTTGTCGATGCAGCTACTGGTCTTCCAAAGGTTGACCAGAAAATCAAGACCATCGGCAACTCTACTTGGGACTGGACAGGTGGTTTCTACTCAACCTTCAGCTACAAGAACTTCCGCCTCTCTGCTGCATTCGATGTTAAGGTAGGTGCCGACATCTACTCTATGTCCATGCGTTCCGCATACCAGACAGGTAAGGCAAAGGGAACATTGGCAGGCCGTGAGGAGTGGTACACTTCTGAGGAGGCTCGCAAGGCTTCGGGTATGGACCTTGCCGCATGGCGTGAAACAGGTAACTGCAAGGGATTTGTCGTAGAGGGTGTCATCGACAATGGCGATGGTACTTATCGTAAGAACGACATCGCCGTGAACCCTGAGGATTACTGGAAGCATGTGGCAAATGGTGTGCAGAGTGCCTTCGTTTACGACAACTCTTACGTGAAGTGTCGTGAGATTACTTTCGGCTATACCTTCCCAGAGAGCATCCTGGGCAAGTATGTCAAGGGCTTGACCGTATCCTTCGTGGCTCGTAACCCATTCATTATTTGGAAGAATATTCCTAACATCGACCCAGACTCCAGTTACAATACCTCTGGTCTCGGTCTGGAATATGGCTCTCTACCATCTCGCAAGAGCTATGGTTTAAACGTGAACGTGAAGTTCTAA
- a CDS encoding SusD/RagB family nutrient-binding outer membrane lipoprotein, giving the protein MNNIIKKYIGKSSLMMAFALMTTGTAMNSCSDETLSNINTDKTKVSELDPNAQLTTALLQTYGDFSLMDTYRNYISGFPQYFAGGWNVTNYAGSNFREDDIARRVWDRYYEVSIKNLVDAIHNSADKANLNAALRIHRVYLTAVLADTYGDVPCLEAGLGYISGISTPKYDTVEELYSWFFEELDACEKQLGTGTDRISGDVTSMGGNIAKWKKYANALRMRYAMRISDVNPQKAKKEFEKAVAAGAIASAADDAYIRYADTPYTYYDGANDYDFRTNALGEILYGQDATSPTMVCSTLFYQLQNTNDPRLYRICRHYYNIKRSQVKPDKEQNIDLTDDFLAYFQRKNLGEEPCNPGATWYTDWMNPATVDDLPTLKKYAEIDKNTYANSDYIARAGRPCLNIDFEMPSCPGDLMSYAEVEFLKAEAATKGWNVGGGDAESHYEAGVRASMELLNNYYLTSNKISKEEIDAFIANNPLGDNPKETINTQAWILHMMNPSEGWANMRRSDYPAILNRDLLTKNGFTYTDSNWSMPVRLQYPELEGQYNSANYKAAIDRMGGTDDWHKHLWWDKADVNLQPDFNPPFGKGYSK; this is encoded by the coding sequence ATGAACAATATAATCAAGAAATATATAGGTAAGAGCAGCCTGATGATGGCTTTCGCCCTGATGACAACCGGCACTGCGATGAATTCTTGCTCAGATGAAACCTTGAGCAACATCAATACTGACAAGACCAAGGTGAGCGAGCTCGACCCTAACGCACAGTTGACTACTGCTTTGTTGCAGACTTATGGTGACTTCAGTTTGATGGATACCTACCGTAACTATATCTCAGGTTTTCCACAGTATTTCGCTGGTGGTTGGAACGTAACCAACTATGCAGGTTCCAACTTCCGTGAGGACGATATCGCTCGTCGTGTCTGGGACCGCTACTATGAGGTCAGCATCAAGAATCTTGTGGATGCCATCCACAATTCAGCAGACAAGGCAAACTTGAATGCGGCACTTCGTATCCATCGTGTCTATCTCACGGCAGTCTTGGCAGATACCTACGGCGACGTGCCTTGTTTGGAGGCAGGTCTGGGTTACATCTCAGGTATCTCCACCCCTAAGTATGATACCGTAGAGGAACTCTACAGCTGGTTCTTTGAGGAGCTTGACGCTTGCGAGAAGCAACTTGGCACCGGTACCGACCGCATTTCTGGTGATGTCACCAGCATGGGTGGTAATATAGCTAAGTGGAAGAAGTATGCCAATGCGCTCCGTATGCGCTATGCCATGCGCATTTCAGATGTTAATCCACAGAAGGCAAAGAAAGAGTTTGAGAAGGCTGTTGCTGCCGGTGCTATCGCCAGTGCAGCAGATGATGCTTACATCAGATATGCCGATACTCCTTATACTTATTATGATGGAGCCAACGACTACGATTTCCGCACCAATGCTTTAGGAGAGATTCTCTATGGTCAGGATGCCACATCGCCTACCATGGTATGCTCTACCTTGTTCTATCAGTTGCAGAATACCAACGACCCTCGTCTCTATCGCATCTGCCGTCACTACTACAATATCAAACGTAGTCAGGTGAAGCCAGACAAAGAGCAGAACATCGACTTGACCGATGATTTCCTGGCTTACTTCCAGAGAAAGAATCTCGGTGAAGAGCCTTGCAACCCTGGTGCTACCTGGTACACAGACTGGATGAATCCAGCTACGGTTGATGACCTTCCCACTTTGAAGAAGTATGCGGAGATAGACAAGAACACTTATGCCAACTCTGATTATATAGCCCGAGCAGGTCGTCCTTGCCTGAACATCGACTTCGAGATGCCTTCTTGTCCTGGCGACTTGATGAGCTATGCTGAGGTGGAGTTCCTCAAGGCTGAGGCTGCAACCAAGGGTTGGAATGTTGGGGGTGGTGATGCAGAGAGCCACTACGAGGCTGGTGTTCGTGCCAGCATGGAGTTGCTCAACAACTACTATCTTACATCCAACAAGATTTCCAAGGAAGAGATAGATGCGTTCATTGCCAATAATCCGTTGGGTGACAATCCTAAGGAGACCATCAACACCCAGGCTTGGATTCTCCACATGATGAACCCTTCTGAGGGTTGGGCAAACATGCGCCGCTCTGACTATCCTGCCATCTTGAATCGTGATCTCTTGACCAAGAATGGTTTTACTTACACAGATTCTAACTGGTCAATGCCTGTCCGTTTGCAGTATCCTGAGTTGGAAGGTCAGTACAACAGTGCTAACTACAAGGCTGCCATCGACCGCATGGGTGGTACAGACGACTGGCACAAGCACCTCTGGTGGGACAAGGCTGATGTAAACCTTCAGCCAGACTTCAATCCTCCATTCGGAAAGGGATACAGCAAGTAG